Proteins from a single region of Candidatus Eisenbacteria bacterium:
- a CDS encoding VOC family protein produces the protein MKLEVVVIPVSDVDRAKGFYKRLGFREDIDFAGSDGYRIVQLTPPGSACSIIFGKGVTSARPGSIDRLVLAVNDIDAARNAIVSHGIEVNVFHDAGGGLGGGFYAGSGGRAPGPDPQRRSYATYASFNDHDGNVWLLQEIKERLPGRV, from the coding sequence ATGAAGCTCGAGGTCGTGGTGATTCCCGTCTCCGACGTCGATCGGGCCAAGGGTTTCTACAAGCGGTTGGGATTCCGCGAGGACATCGACTTCGCCGGCAGCGACGGCTACCGGATCGTGCAGCTGACGCCGCCCGGCTCGGCATGCTCCATCATCTTCGGCAAGGGGGTCACCTCCGCTCGGCCGGGCTCGATCGACCGCCTGGTCCTGGCGGTGAACGACATCGACGCCGCGCGGAACGCGATCGTCTCGCACGGCATCGAGGTGAACGTGTTCCACGACGCCGGTGGTGGCCTCGGCGGCGGCTTCTACGCGGGCAGCGGGGGACGCGCCCCAGGTCCGGATCCCCAACGTCGTTCCTACGCCACGTATGCCTCCTTCAACGATCACGACGGCAACGTCTGGCTCCTGCAGGAGATCAAGGAGCGGCTCCCCGGCCGGGTGTGA
- a CDS encoding Ig-like domain-containing protein: protein MRRGVGSARYVGAGFVPAIAITLGLLGRVPAEAASAAKVCRRSCTAAIGECLAGAKQERTARLAVCTSGAADRRTCQREVARAAHATGRACGKLRKGCTACCRARGTACDQPQVTRDQGRAASGLIAISGGTLTATAADGTTYTLTVPADALLDDTTITLTPVTAIGGFAVGRDLVAAVDAEPSGLLFLKPATLTITLPRAPAERLLGFGYEGDGTDFHGELLAANGTTARLIVTHFSGFGAGPESSPELHALLARPPSSASQQFDGQLANLASQGVTDLQTYVDLFRRWYQQVIRPQLQGAVGSDPALRQALKDYDQWFTELQNGLLLIGLNAGTALAPEQAEALTLIAAALRDAVARADARCLAQHSLAEAERALEWQVIAAAADVDTPANALDLDTVLDGLCVEAHYDDLSYPNDPPLGVRSELRLHVGLDFIDGARASGDRMLVDITPHGTVELTVPADTNPDRSFAIDFTPRGDRELRLDIHSCGDVPGRRRLKSVCQDAFVVRGFEVRPPTATVAPGGTQQFGAFLFDQPTTNITWSATGGTVDATGRFTAGSQSGSFKVRATSTVDQNVATAEVTIGSATTTTVPSTTTSTTLPVPTGTATFNVNLPPGSDPMFVVAGTFNVSISHTSGGGFDASASWPGATMFFGSSTGCPGAEYGLHDVGGSHFTMVSPVVGQLTIGGIQVTSPPGGCFTSSGFTAITFGGLLLQPDVIQFFSVCIASTCYDSRFVPGVQVGGVVQISGAP from the coding sequence ATGCGACGTGGCGTTGGCTCGGCACGTTACGTTGGAGCGGGATTCGTCCCGGCCATCGCCATCACACTCGGTCTGCTCGGCCGCGTGCCGGCCGAGGCGGCGTCCGCCGCCAAGGTCTGCCGTAGGAGCTGCACCGCGGCCATCGGCGAGTGTCTCGCGGGCGCCAAGCAGGAGCGGACGGCGCGGCTGGCCGTCTGCACCTCCGGGGCCGCCGACCGGCGGACCTGCCAGCGTGAGGTGGCGCGGGCGGCCCACGCCACCGGCCGGGCCTGCGGTAAGCTGCGCAAGGGCTGCACGGCCTGCTGCCGCGCGCGCGGGACGGCCTGCGACCAGCCGCAGGTCACGCGCGACCAGGGGCGGGCGGCGAGCGGCCTCATCGCAATCAGCGGCGGCACGCTGACGGCGACCGCCGCCGACGGGACGACCTACACGCTCACGGTGCCCGCCGACGCGCTCCTCGACGACACGACGATCACGCTGACGCCCGTGACCGCCATCGGCGGATTCGCGGTCGGCCGCGACCTCGTCGCCGCCGTCGACGCCGAGCCGAGCGGCCTGCTCTTCCTGAAGCCCGCGACGCTCACGATCACGCTGCCGCGGGCGCCCGCCGAGCGCCTGCTCGGGTTCGGCTACGAGGGCGACGGGACGGACTTCCACGGCGAGCTGCTCGCCGCCAATGGGACGACGGCGCGCCTCATCGTGACCCACTTCAGTGGCTTCGGGGCGGGCCCCGAGTCCTCGCCTGAGCTGCACGCCCTGCTCGCGCGGCCGCCGAGCAGCGCCTCGCAGCAGTTCGACGGTCAGCTCGCGAATCTCGCCAGCCAGGGCGTGACCGACCTCCAGACCTACGTCGACCTGTTTCGCCGCTGGTACCAGCAGGTGATCCGCCCCCAGCTGCAAGGTGCCGTCGGCAGTGACCCGGCGCTCCGCCAGGCGCTGAAGGATTACGACCAGTGGTTCACTGAGTTGCAGAACGGCCTCCTCCTCATTGGCCTCAACGCCGGGACTGCGCTCGCTCCCGAGCAGGCCGAGGCGCTCACCCTCATCGCCGCGGCCCTGCGCGACGCGGTCGCCCGCGCCGACGCCCGCTGTCTCGCGCAGCACAGCCTCGCCGAGGCCGAGCGCGCGCTCGAGTGGCAGGTGATCGCCGCCGCGGCCGACGTCGACACGCCCGCCAACGCGCTCGATCTCGACACGGTACTCGACGGCCTCTGTGTCGAGGCGCACTACGACGACCTCTCGTATCCGAACGATCCGCCGCTCGGCGTTCGCTCCGAGCTTCGCCTCCACGTCGGGCTCGACTTCATCGACGGCGCGCGCGCGAGCGGCGATCGCATGCTCGTCGACATCACGCCGCACGGCACGGTCGAGCTGACGGTCCCGGCCGACACAAACCCGGACCGGAGCTTCGCCATCGACTTCACTCCGCGAGGTGACCGCGAGCTGCGGCTCGACATCCACTCGTGCGGCGACGTCCCGGGCCGACGCCGGCTCAAATCCGTCTGTCAAGACGCGTTCGTCGTGCGCGGCTTCGAGGTACGCCCGCCCACTGCCACGGTCGCGCCGGGCGGGACGCAGCAGTTCGGGGCGTTCCTGTTCGATCAGCCGACGACGAACATCACCTGGTCGGCCACGGGCGGGACGGTCGACGCGACCGGTCGCTTCACCGCCGGCAGCCAATCGGGAAGTTTCAAAGTGCGGGCGACCAGCACCGTCGACCAGAACGTCGCCACGGCCGAAGTCACCATCGGCAGCGCGACCACAACCACGGTTCCCAGCACCACCACCTCCACCACCCTCCCCGTGCCGACCGGGACGGCGACGTTCAACGTGAATCTGCCGCCGGGGTCTGATCCGATGTTCGTCGTTGCCGGAACGTTCAATGTCTCGATCAGCCATACGAGCGGAGGCGGATTCGATGCGTCGGCGAGCTGGCCCGGCGCCACGATGTTCTTCGGGAGCTCCACCGGCTGCCCGGGGGCGGAGTACGGGCTCCACGACGTGGGGGGCAGCCATTTCACCATGGTCAGTCCCGTGGTTGGGCAGCTCACCATCGGCGGCATCCAGGTCACCTCCCCGCCCGGCGGGTGCTTCACTAGCAGCGGCTTCACGGCCATCACCTTCGGTGGGCTTCTGCTGCAGCCGGACGTCATCCAGTTCTTCAGCGTGTGCATCGCTTCAACTTGCTATGATTCCCGGTTCGTGCCGGGCGTTCAGGTGGGGGGCGTCGTGCAGATCAGCGGCGCGCCGTGA